A genome region from Paralichthys olivaceus isolate ysfri-2021 chromosome 6, ASM2471397v2, whole genome shotgun sequence includes the following:
- the snai1b gene encoding snail family zinc finger 1b — protein MPRSFLVKKYFSNKKPHHRESQLESQTAFVPESFPRAELPTQNNSSALTCYPSNPFYSTMEPLPAPISPVTPVSLPPSPLGPLDLSSSSPSSSSGEEEEDAGRSSDPPSPDVIQSIYYCLHCSKSYSSLSALSHHQMSHQQQSHCAPLHQTPALPTEVSARPAFHCKHCPKEYNSLGALKMHIRSHTLPCVCPTCGKAFSRPWLLRGHIRTHTGERPFACQHCNRAFADRSNLRAHLQTHSEVKKYQCGSCSRTFSRMSLLHKHNLSRCCPAS, from the exons ATGCCTCGGTCATTTCTTGTGAAGAAGTATTTTTCAAACAAGAAGCCTCACCACAGGGAGAGTCAGCTGGAGAGTCAAACCG CTTTTGTCCCAGAGAGCTTTCCCCGGGCTGAACTTCCAACACAGAACAACAGCTCTGCCCTGACCTGCTATCCCAGCAACCCTTTCTACAGCACCATGGAGCCCCTGCCTGCACCTATCTCCCCGGTCACCCCCGTGTCTCTGCCTCCGTCACCCCTGGGTCCTCTGGacctcagcagcagctcaccctccagcagcagcggtgaagaagaggaggacgcTGGACGCAGTTCCGACCCCCCCAGTCCGGATGTCATCCAGTCCATCTACTACTGTCTCCACTGCAGTAAGAGCTACTCCAGCCTCTCTGCACTGTCCCACCATCAGATGTCCCACCAACAGCAGTCCCACTGTGCCCCACTGCACCAGACGCCTGCTCTGCCCACAGAAGTTTCTGCTCGCCCGGCCTTCCACTGCAAACACTGCCCTAAGGAGTACAACAGCCTGGGAGCCCTGAAGATGCACATCCGCTCACACACTCTGCCGTGCGTGTGCCCCACCTGCGGCAAGGCCTTCTCCAGACCCTGGCTTCTCAGAGGACAcattcgcacacacacag GTGAGCGTCCCTTCGCTTGCCAACACTGTAACCGGGCTTTTGCAGATCGCTCCAACCTCCGCGCCCACCTGCAGACCCACTCTGAAGTGAAGAAGTACCAGTGTGGCTCCTGCTCCCGGACCTTCAGCCGCATgtcgctgctgcacaaacacaatctcTCTAGATGCTGCCCTGCCTCATAG